The following is a genomic window from Falco cherrug isolate bFalChe1 chromosome 17 unlocalized genomic scaffold, bFalChe1.pri SUPER_17_unloc_1, whole genome shotgun sequence.
gctcagcaggttggGCCCGACGCAGatggccaggttgctgcagctcattctgctggtggctgtgtTGTGgccgatgtgctgcagcagggccatcagccgcttcaggaggaggaggttggcCGCAGGCAACTTGTCagccaccctgagggaagaggaagacaaggctgatgaagcagagggtgcccacagccgtccctgcagctggccccaggtGGGTGGGAGCCAGCGGCCGTGTTGCACAGCTTGGCAGCTGCccgaaaagacagctttctgaggagcccgtgcctttgcaggcaggtcccagaactctcccggtccctgctcaccaggcaggctgctgcccacacttacactttcagctcctccaccttggcctgcttgctggccctctccatggctgccatCCAGTCCTCGTAGAGGTCGACGACGAGGAGCTTGGTGGGGATGCTTCGCAGGAAGTCCTgcaatgccaagggctgcaggtgagcctttgaacgctgcaggccagccaggagctcctccagctgcacgTCAGAAGTGCTCACCTTCAAGatgacggccagcagcagcgcaggctggctTCCTACGTCGATGTCCTTGCCGCGGTCCAGGGCCTCGCGCAGCTGCCGAAGTTCTGTCCCACCGGCAGCTCTGCGGAATATCCCCTCCGTTGCTGGTCCTTGCTGgcgcaggacagccagcagctcctgcaggagaggcagcaggcCACTTGCTTGGCTGAAGAACCAAGCGGTGGCAAGGACCAGAGCACTGCCCCAGACGTGGTTGCCTAAGCGCCACAAAGGGTCTGGGACCAGAAGCAGGTTCTGGGGGTGCAGAGTCCAGTGCCCTGTccccgcagctgctggggacacgcaGGCCCTCTCCAGAGCAGCCGGAGGGACGGCTGGGGATCCCGTCTGtccaggctggcttacctggatgggccggggcagcgtgttgtcctccccacagagggctgccaggggctgcccaaagagcgccctgctgcagctggagcccgcctgccctggcgcctgggcagcggccggggtgcGCCGCAGGGcgaagggccagggcagccccatcctcctcctgctggtgctgctcccgctgctgctccctcctgctgcagaggaaaacagagtaagacacCACCAATGGAGACCCCAGGCCAGCGGTCCCagcgcctgccctgccctgcgctgccctgccGGCAGCACGGTGCTGTGTGGTgcggcaggatgggcagggaggcagcagctggaaccgCGGCTGTGGCTCGGAGGTGTTGACTTAGAGGCTCTTGAGAGCCATCGTGCCACGGggtcagcctgtgccagccttcgccctgccctcctgcaagctgcgggcagcagcagaggctccgTGTCCCCGCAGAAGCATAtccagcaggcactgcccagcAGTTGTCCTTGTCCGTCCAGGTGACATCCTTCCGTGGGCTGCCCAACCTGCATGGCGACACTCGGGGACAAGTGAGCACAGCATTGCAGGAGGTTGCCTTGCTTTCCCAAACTCACCTGGTGCGGGGCAAAGTCCCCCTGCGTTTGCAGATGGGGCCGTCGCAGGCCCTTGCTTGGGATGAGCCTGCAAGAACCAAGAATCGGGCTGtgcttggagagcagccccgcagcagaaagggccaccagcagcctgagcgcggcagagctgggaccctctgCCCTCCCGGGCTCTCTTCCCCATGTGGCAGGGTtcctcccagtgtcaccagtcAGAACGTGCTGGCGTGCTGCTGGCTTCCCAAAactctctgctccctgagtgGCACCATCAGACCCTCTGTCCCTCCCGCACAAGCTCACCCCAGTCCCTGCGCACCCCGGcgcagccagaggcaggtgcaaggcagccattctcacctctgcctgtgcctccatcagcctctccaggctcctggcgcgcagtgtcctccactgggcaggagagaaggaggggaagaaggtgagcagccatggctctgctgctcggctgcaggagcagtgcttggggacagggcccagagcagagagacactcacggcgTGGCGGCGGCTCAGCTCCCTCTCCAGGAGCTTGATGGATGTCAGATGGGTGACGCGGGCTCCCTTGCgtccttctggtgtcctgtgcaccgggaagggagagggagagagctgggtgagccccaagccgtctcttgtctcttgtcaggcagctgtgcccgaGAGCTGCTCGCAGCCACgggggcaccttccccagctgggggctgtgttcgCCCGTccatccagcttctcctggagcatccccccggcttaccccagcagcgtggccacccacagctccttcagtgcctgggatCTACAGatagagaggagagagagcgtcaggccctgctgcccccagccctgggcaaaggtgggtgcctgca
Proteins encoded in this region:
- the LOC129734812 gene encoding T-cell activation Rho GTPase-activating protein-like translates to MVTAYPTDSPLAVSATGWVKVMANRAGAPVWRSSSPDCQGEALSDAEPVLSADVRLTRGRKRSERRLLLLHEELVVAKLQSQALKELTPEGRKGARVTHLTSIKLLERELSRRHAFGQPLAALCGEDNTLPRPIQELLAVLRQQGPATEGIFRRAAGGTELRQLREALDRGKDIDVGSQPALLLAVILKDFLRSIPTKLLVVDLYEDWMAAMERASKQAKVEELKVVADKLPAANLLLLKRLMALLQHIGHNTATSRMSCSNLAICVGPNLLSAD